One window of Mauremys reevesii isolate NIE-2019 linkage group 4, ASM1616193v1, whole genome shotgun sequence genomic DNA carries:
- the GPR37L1 gene encoding G-protein coupled receptor 37-like 1: protein MPLPWSLVLSLLVLQTSGAVAKPGTALLIQGGRAPPGQQHGDRGGGLGLDLPADVLLGSPGKVRHPRDGHWFQPASEDRLTRERLRRGTEDEDSKSVQHYMPGIRVEFPRPINPTKPLVPSSTDPAEHRDGSHTDLQGTDPRGNLPTAPDKRLQIQNPLYPVTENSYSAYAVMFLSLIVFAVGIIGNLSVMCIVWHNYYLKSAWNSILASLALWDFLVLFFCLPVVIFNEITKKRLLGDISCRIVPFMEVSSLGVTTFSLCALGIDRFHAATSPQLKMRPIEQCQSIIAKLAVIWVGSMTLSVPEILLWQLTQDTSPVSGVVTEYCTMKPSLELPESVYSLVLTYQNARMWWYFGCYFCLPILFTVSCQLVTRRISSAEKKAECRGSKHGQCERQLNCTVIGLTVIYGLCTIPENICNVVVAYLSPDMSKQTLDLLNLINQFFLFFKCSVTPVLLLCLCKPLGQAFMDCCCCCCEECSQDAASSEGSSSDSKLKTEMSSSIFFDKPRESPPPIMALGTPC, encoded by the exons ATGCCTTTGCCTTGGTCTCTCGTGCTTTCGCTGCTGGTGCTGCAGACCTCAGGGGCCGTGGCAAAGCCGGGCACTGCCCTGCTGATCCAGGGGGGGCGTGCACCTCCTGGGCAGCAGCACGGGGACAGAGGAGGTGGTCTGGGGCTCGACCTACCAGCCGATGTTCTGTTGGGGTCACCTGGGAAGGTGCGGCACCCACGGGACGGTCACTGGTTCCAGCCAGCCTCAGAAGACCGGCTGACGAGGGAGAGGCTGCGCAGAGGGACCGAGGACGAGGACTCCAAGTCAGTCCAGCACTACATGCCGGGGATAAGGGTGGAGTTCCCCCGGCCCATCAACCCAACCAAGCCCCTGGTGCCATCCAGCACAGACCCTGCTGAGCACCGAGATGGGAGCCACACAGACCTCCAAGGCACAGACCCCCGTGGCAACCTCCCCACGGCGCCAGACAAGCGTCTGCAGATCCAGAACCCGCTGTACCCAGTGACGGAGAACTCTTACAGCGCCTACGCCGTGATGTTCCTCTCCCTCATCGTCTTCGCCGTGGGCATCATCGGCAACCTGTCAGTCATGTGCATCGTCTGGCACAACTACTACCTGAAGAGCGCCTGGAACTCCATCCTGGCCAGCCTGGCTCTCTGGGACTTCCTTGTCCTCTTCTTCTGCCTCCCTGTGGTCATCTTCAATGAGATCACCAAGAAGAGGCTGCTGGGGGACATCTCCTGCCGCATCGTGCCCTTCATGGAG GTGTCTTCCTTAGGTGTCACCACCTTCAGCCTTTGTGCCCTGGGCATCGACAGGTTCCATGCAGCGACCAGCCCTCAGCTCAAGATGCGGCCCATAGAGCAGTGCCAGTCCATCATTGCCAAGCTGGCCGTCATCTGGGTGGGCTCCATGACTCTCTCTGTGCCAGAGATTCTCCTCTGGCAGCTGACGCAGGACACGTCGCCAGTCTCTGGTGTGGTGACCGAGTACTGCACCATGAAGCCTTCCCTGGAGCTGCCGGAGTCCGTCTACTCCCTGGTCCTCACCTACCAAAATGCCAGGATGTGGTGGTATTTTGGCTGCTACTTCTGCCTGCCCATCCTCTTCACCGTGAGCTGCCAGCTGGTGACCCGAAGGATCAGCAGCGCTGAGAAGAAGGCAGAGTGCCGGGGGTCCAAGCACGGCCAGTGTGAAAGACAGCTCAACTGCACCGTCATAGGCCTGACGGTCATCTATGGCCTGTGCACCATCCCCGAGAACATCTGCAACGTTGTGGTGGCCTACCTGTCCCCGGACATGTCCAAGCAAACCTTGGACCTGCTCAATCTCATCAACCAGTTCTTCTTGTTCTTCAAGTGCTCCGTAACCCCCGTACTGCTCCTCTGCCTCTGCAAGCCGCTGGGGCAGGCCTTcatggactgctgctgctgctgctgtgaggaGTGTAGTCAGGACGCGGCCTCCAGCGAGGGCAGCAGCTCAGACAGCAAGCTGAAGACGGAGATGTCCTCCTCCATCTTCTTCGACAAGCCCAGGGAGTCGCCTCCCCCGATCATGGCCCTGGGCACGCCTTGCTAA